A single window of Anaerocolumna chitinilytica DNA harbors:
- a CDS encoding phosphotransferase-like protein has protein sequence MNKRIILLNGPSSSGKSTLSSNLQALIKDKNSEEYAIISIDDFLKMSTKEVIYEEDVFDISSKLCDKSIELLRLNQGIIIDHVITSERIYKHLIESLKLYDIYLVHVTCPLLELKRREEERRNRCLGSAEASYEYLFPKEGYDLTVDTFASSAKECSLQILEDMM, from the coding sequence ATGAATAAAAGAATTATATTGCTTAATGGTCCCTCAAGCAGTGGAAAATCAACTTTGTCAAGTAACTTGCAAGCACTTATCAAAGATAAAAATAGCGAAGAATATGCTATAATTTCTATTGATGATTTTCTAAAAATGTCCACAAAAGAGGTAATATATGAGGAAGATGTATTTGATATATCTTCGAAGCTCTGCGATAAGTCAATAGAATTGCTGCGGTTAAATCAAGGCATTATTATTGATCATGTAATTACAAGTGAACGTATATATAAACATTTAATAGAGAGTCTAAAATTATACGATATTTATTTGGTACATGTAACGTGCCCATTGTTAGAATTAAAGAGAAGAGAAGAAGAACGAAGAAATAGATGTTTGGGTTCTGCCGAAGCATCTTATGAATATTTGTTTCCAAAAGAAGGTTATGATTTAACAGTCGATACTTTTGCATCATCAGCAAAAGAATGTTCATTACAGATTTTAGAGGATATGATGTAG
- a CDS encoding helix-turn-helix domain-containing protein, with the protein MSFADNLQLIRKEKQLSQEELAEKIGVSRQAISKWEQGSGYPETEKLLILSKELNISLDYLMLGETGNDMSDKLISPNIIVPTGKITIKSFDGKSVVNCYKVLASKVMFKARADEPKYWLIGVNNGAFWGESSIALGWYANEEKIKNEMDDIAEAIKKGIPSYELKYALKVKNKLLRVKLEEESE; encoded by the coding sequence ATGAGCTTTGCAGATAATCTACAATTAATAAGAAAAGAGAAACAACTTTCACAAGAGGAGCTAGCCGAAAAGATTGGAGTAAGTCGCCAAGCAATATCAAAATGGGAACAGGGTAGCGGTTATCCAGAAACAGAGAAATTACTTATCCTATCGAAAGAACTGAATATCTCACTGGACTATTTAATGTTGGGAGAAACGGGAAATGATATGAGTGATAAATTAATATCTCCAAATATAATTGTACCTACGGGAAAAATAACAATAAAGTCATTTGATGGGAAATCAGTTGTAAATTGTTATAAAGTTCTTGCATCAAAGGTAATGTTTAAGGCAAGAGCAGATGAACCAAAATATTGGCTAATTGGTGTAAATAATGGAGCGTTTTGGGGAGAAAGCTCAATAGCATTAGGATGGTATGCCAACGAAGAAAAAATAAAAAATGAAATGGATGATATTGCAGAGGCAATAAAAAAGGGAATACCCTCATATGAACTAAAATATGCATTAAAGGTAAAAAATAAGCTTTTAAGGGTCAAACTTGAGGAAGAGAGTGAGTAA
- a CDS encoding sugar phosphate isomerase/epimerase family protein — protein MGNIKIGTCVRGNEILSVLPEVINAGFETIELYFNVSLEGTDFTELSKRTNDIIGDSNLTVSSIGLYCNPLQYEVQRKELEYCIENAHLFKTKIVGTFAGALEGKSVDESMPRFKEVFGDLAKRAEASGVKIGIENCPMYGFWYQNTCNIGFCPKAWEMMFDVVDSTYLGLEWEPSHQLEQFIDPIEQLKTWIPKIVHVHGKDANIDWQYIKKYGSWFGSDYSVHRFPGLGDSNWEEIISILNQGGYCDDIAIEGFHDPIYCGDREMEGQVLALNYLKDCRRRANK, from the coding sequence ATGGGAAATATCAAGATTGGAACATGTGTTAGAGGAAATGAGATTTTATCAGTATTACCTGAAGTGATTAATGCTGGTTTTGAAACAATTGAATTATACTTTAATGTATCTCTTGAGGGTACTGATTTTACCGAATTATCAAAGAGGACAAATGATATTATTGGAGATTCTAATTTAACAGTCTCTAGTATTGGTTTATATTGTAACCCATTACAATACGAGGTACAAAGAAAAGAACTTGAGTATTGTATTGAAAATGCACATTTATTTAAAACAAAGATTGTAGGTACCTTTGCAGGCGCACTTGAAGGCAAATCGGTAGATGAATCAATGCCAAGATTTAAAGAAGTATTTGGCGATTTGGCAAAAAGAGCAGAAGCAAGTGGCGTTAAAATTGGAATAGAGAATTGTCCAATGTACGGATTTTGGTATCAGAACACATGTAACATAGGTTTTTGTCCAAAAGCATGGGAAATGATGTTTGACGTAGTAGATAGTACTTACTTAGGTCTAGAATGGGAACCTTCTCATCAATTAGAACAGTTTATTGACCCTATTGAACAATTGAAAACATGGATTCCTAAAATAGTACATGTTCATGGTAAGGATGCAAATATCGACTGGCAGTATATAAAAAAATATGGTTCTTGGTTTGGCTCTGACTATAGTGTTCACCGGTTTCCAGGATTGGGGGATAGTAATTGGGAAGAAATCATATCAATATTAAATCAAGGTGGTTATTGTGATGATATAGCAATCGAGGGCTTTCATGACCCTATTTATTGTGGTGATAGAGAAATGGAAGGTCAGGTATTAGCATTAAACTATCTTAAAGATTGTCGTAGAAGAGCGAATAAATAA
- a CDS encoding helix-turn-helix domain-containing protein, translated as MDWITSLSKAIHYIENNLTNEISIDDVAKKAFSSNSNFQRIFHLVTGLTIGDYIRNRRLSLAGQELLHGKSKIIDVAMRYQYDTQESFSKAFIRFHGISPSSVRKQGGRLKLFQPLTINVTIQGGFDMSRKLIDNIPIHQLQYPDQGQNYVFNGCMKFLMECLGENEQYDYWFFSAVSGDCYVQVYGTDKKKWQVCFSHAKFDYELIKRVFDAIGYNFSYIDAEEWKKDKEKCKTKIIEYIDKGIPVLGKGFYHTPSSGGEPWPTEEVSVIIGYENEGECFYRLPEEATNLMSFTLDDGLPYVFVFIEGKKETFPAIAESYKKALMDAPRLIRTLPNQSNNVFFGNDAFEQWANMLESNFYHMSKKDYEALNSIASWRYYCVYICIIATNIFSKGHTTDRAIQMNPELASIAPLLDKEYRALDDLENQLKEVGGDFNISYEVLQDAAKCKEIACIMRQFSKVYLRICDIIENYKGK; from the coding sequence GTGGACTGGATAACAAGCCTATCGAAAGCAATACATTATATTGAAAATAACCTAACCAATGAAATAAGTATAGATGATGTAGCAAAGAAAGCGTTTTCTTCAAATTCAAATTTTCAACGTATTTTTCATTTGGTGACGGGTTTGACGATTGGTGATTATATTCGCAACAGACGTTTAAGCTTGGCTGGGCAAGAATTACTGCATGGAAAAAGCAAAATTATTGATGTTGCTATGCGCTATCAATACGATACACAAGAGAGTTTTTCAAAGGCTTTCATAAGGTTTCACGGCATATCCCCTTCAAGTGTGCGAAAGCAAGGAGGTAGATTAAAACTCTTTCAACCACTGACTATCAATGTAACTATTCAAGGAGGATTTGACATGTCACGTAAACTGATTGACAACATACCTATTCATCAATTACAGTACCCTGATCAAGGGCAGAATTATGTTTTTAATGGCTGCATGAAATTTTTAATGGAGTGCTTGGGTGAGAACGAACAGTATGATTATTGGTTCTTCTCCGCTGTTTCGGGCGATTGCTACGTGCAGGTGTACGGCACAGATAAGAAAAAATGGCAAGTTTGTTTCTCACACGCAAAGTTTGATTACGAGTTAATAAAACGGGTCTTTGATGCAATCGGCTATAATTTTTCCTATATTGATGCCGAAGAGTGGAAAAAAGACAAGGAAAAATGCAAAACCAAAATTATTGAGTATATCGATAAAGGTATCCCTGTCCTCGGCAAAGGCTTCTACCATACACCGTCTTCAGGCGGCGAACCGTGGCCGACAGAAGAAGTATCTGTAATTATCGGTTACGAAAATGAGGGTGAGTGTTTTTATCGCTTGCCGGAAGAAGCCACAAACCTTATGTCCTTTACGTTGGACGACGGCTTGCCTTATGTATTTGTATTTATCGAGGGTAAGAAAGAAACGTTTCCGGCGATTGCGGAATCATATAAAAAAGCGTTGATGGACGCACCCCGATTGATAAGGACACTGCCTAACCAAAGCAACAATGTGTTTTTCGGCAATGACGCTTTTGAACAGTGGGCGAATATGCTGGAAAGTAATTTTTACCACATGTCAAAGAAAGACTATGAAGCTTTAAACAGTATTGCAAGTTGGCGGTATTATTGTGTCTACATCTGCATCATAGCCACAAACATTTTTTCCAAAGGACATACAACCGACCGCGCTATACAAATGAATCCGGAATTAGCTAGTATAGCACCGCTGCTTGATAAGGAATACCGGGCGTTGGACGATTTAGAAAACCAGTTAAAAGAAGTAGGTGGCGATTTTAACATAAGCTACGAAGTTTTACAGGATGCTGCGAAATGCAAAGAAATTGCTTGTATTATGAGGCAGTTTTCTAAAGTGTATTTAAGAATATGCGACATTATTGAGAATTATAAAGGTAAATAA